One genomic region from Alteromonas pelagimontana encodes:
- a CDS encoding sugar phosphate isomerase/epimerase family protein — MTAIKGPAIFLAQFAGDSAPFNSLEGMAKWASSLGYKGLQVPTNDPAIFDLEKAAQSQQYCDDIKAMCAEAGVQITELSTHLQGQLVAVHPAYDELFDNFAPAHLHGDAKARTEWAVNQLKLAAKASQRLGLTAHATFSGALMWHLVYPWPQRPAGLVEQGFAELAKRWKPILDVFDEAGVDLCYEIHAGEDLHDGASFERFLAAVDNHPRANLLFDPSHFVLQQMDYLDFIDRYHDRIKMFHVKDAEFNANGRSGVYGGYMDWIDRPGRFRSLGDGQVDFKSIFSKLTQYGFNGWAVLEWECCIKDSAQGAAEGAPFIAEHIIQRATTTFDDFAGANSSETRNRRILGLDK; from the coding sequence ATGACAGCAATAAAGGGCCCAGCTATTTTTCTCGCGCAGTTTGCTGGCGATTCTGCCCCATTCAATAGCCTTGAAGGTATGGCAAAATGGGCAAGTTCTCTGGGCTACAAAGGGCTTCAGGTTCCTACCAACGATCCCGCAATTTTTGATTTGGAAAAAGCGGCGCAAAGCCAGCAGTATTGTGATGACATCAAGGCCATGTGTGCAGAAGCTGGTGTACAGATCACCGAGCTTTCAACTCACCTGCAGGGTCAGCTTGTGGCGGTGCATCCTGCCTACGATGAACTGTTCGATAACTTCGCACCTGCGCATTTGCACGGTGATGCAAAAGCTCGTACAGAATGGGCTGTTAACCAACTGAAGCTAGCAGCAAAGGCGAGCCAGCGCCTGGGTTTAACCGCTCATGCTACGTTTTCAGGCGCGTTGATGTGGCATTTGGTTTATCCATGGCCGCAGCGTCCGGCTGGGCTGGTAGAGCAGGGTTTCGCTGAATTAGCCAAGCGTTGGAAGCCGATACTGGATGTGTTCGATGAGGCTGGCGTTGATCTTTGCTACGAAATTCATGCTGGCGAAGATTTACATGACGGCGCCTCTTTCGAGCGTTTTCTAGCCGCGGTGGATAATCATCCGCGCGCTAATCTGTTGTTTGACCCAAGTCATTTCGTTTTACAGCAAATGGATTATCTGGATTTTATTGACAGATATCACGACCGTATCAAGATGTTTCACGTTAAAGACGCAGAATTTAATGCGAACGGCCGTTCCGGCGTCTATGGCGGTTACATGGACTGGATCGATCGGCCAGGGCGTTTTCGCTCATTAGGCGATGGCCAGGTCGATTTTAAAAGCATATTCAGTAAGCTAACCCAGTATGGGTTTAATGGCTGGGCGGTACTGGAGTGGGAATGTTGTATAAAAGATTCAGCACAAGGCGCCGCTGAAGGCGCGCCCTTTATCGCCGAGCATATCATCCAACGAGCTACAACAACGTTCGATGATTTTGCTGGAGCCAATAGCAGTGAAACACGCAATCGCCGAATTCTGGGATTGGATAAGTAG
- the acnA gene encoding aconitate hydratase AcnA encodes MKYQSFTNLDVGSKRYKAVGFDKISEQYDLERLPFCIKILLENLLRHEGEEFVRGEDIEQVAKWNTSEKIQHEISFVPARVILQDFTGVPAIVDLAAMRNAVNNLGGDAQSINPLNPVELVIDHSVMVDYFAEENALTKNTDIEIERNRERYQFLKWGQSSFDNFKVVPPGRGIVHQVNLEYLARCAFVKEEGDDLLVYPDTLVGTDSHTTMINGLGVLGWGVGGIEAEAAMLGQPVTMLLPEVVGFRLSGKLSPGITATDMVLTITEQLRNHGVVGKFVEFYGPGMKYLTTADRATIANMAPEYGATCGIFPLDSVALDYLTLTGRSDEQIALVEAYAKSAGLWHDANSKDAEYHESLDLDLSDVVPSLAGPKRPQDRIALDKAAAAFTAWHQLQVDTTDAKGEARFVSEGGDMAEVDEEHNSFVDFRGSKFNLQDGAIVIAAITSCTNTSNPSVLIGAGLVAKKAVELGLVSKPWVKTSLAPGSQVVTQYLEDAGLMEPLEKLGFNLVGYGCTTCIGNSGPLPDAVSKAIRDANLTVTSVLSGNRNFEGRIHPDVAANYLASPPLVVAYALAGNMKVDITKEPLAKNKDGKPVYLKDIWPTNEEIQSLINQFVSGDLFKQKYADIFKGNDVWRNLEVSTASVYDWPESTYIKQPPFFEKMKKEPSALTAIENARCLVKVGDSITTDHISPAGAIAPDSPAGQYLQEHGIEPPHFNSYGSRRGNHEVMMRGTFANVRLKNQLAPGTTGSATTHYPSGDRMSIFHAAMRYKKDGVSAVVIGGKEYGTGSSRDWAAKGPSLLGVKAVIAESYERIHRSNLIGMGILPLQFKPGENADSLGIQGDERFSVSVVGRGQKDVQVTVTTDDGETRHFMADVRIDTANEFTYFEHGGILHYVIRDYLQKAS; translated from the coding sequence GTGAAATATCAATCATTTACGAATCTAGATGTTGGCAGCAAACGGTATAAGGCTGTTGGCTTTGATAAGATCAGTGAACAATATGATTTAGAGCGCTTGCCTTTCTGTATCAAGATTTTGCTGGAAAATCTTCTTCGTCATGAAGGCGAAGAGTTTGTGCGTGGCGAAGATATTGAACAGGTGGCGAAGTGGAACACTAGTGAAAAAATACAACATGAAATTTCATTTGTCCCTGCGCGGGTTATTTTACAGGATTTCACGGGTGTTCCAGCCATTGTAGATTTGGCAGCAATGCGGAACGCTGTAAACAATTTGGGTGGAGATGCTCAGTCTATCAATCCGCTTAATCCTGTTGAATTAGTTATTGATCATTCTGTGATGGTGGATTATTTCGCTGAAGAAAATGCGTTAACTAAAAATACCGATATTGAAATAGAGCGTAATCGGGAAAGATACCAATTTCTGAAATGGGGGCAATCCTCTTTCGATAATTTTAAAGTGGTACCGCCAGGTCGGGGCATCGTCCATCAGGTAAATCTGGAATATCTGGCGCGTTGCGCATTTGTGAAAGAAGAAGGGGATGATCTTCTGGTATATCCCGATACGCTGGTAGGCACGGATTCTCATACTACGATGATCAATGGGCTCGGTGTTCTCGGCTGGGGCGTTGGCGGCATTGAGGCGGAAGCGGCGATGTTGGGGCAGCCAGTTACTATGCTGTTACCTGAAGTAGTAGGCTTTCGGTTGTCAGGTAAATTATCACCCGGAATTACCGCGACCGACATGGTTCTCACCATCACTGAACAGTTAAGAAATCATGGCGTGGTGGGTAAGTTCGTCGAATTTTACGGTCCCGGCATGAAGTATTTAACAACAGCTGATCGTGCCACGATAGCGAATATGGCGCCGGAATATGGTGCAACGTGCGGTATCTTTCCTCTGGACTCAGTGGCGCTGGATTATTTAACGTTAACCGGGCGCAGCGACGAGCAGATTGCCTTAGTTGAAGCATACGCGAAGAGCGCTGGGTTATGGCACGATGCTAACTCAAAGGACGCGGAATACCACGAGAGCCTCGATCTTGATTTATCTGACGTCGTGCCATCACTGGCAGGACCAAAACGGCCGCAGGATCGCATTGCCTTAGACAAGGCGGCGGCTGCATTTACTGCTTGGCATCAATTACAAGTCGATACAACTGACGCGAAAGGTGAGGCGCGTTTTGTTTCTGAAGGTGGAGACATGGCAGAGGTTGATGAAGAGCATAATTCTTTTGTCGACTTTAGAGGCAGCAAGTTTAATTTGCAGGACGGCGCTATTGTTATTGCTGCTATTACCAGTTGTACCAATACCTCGAATCCCTCTGTTCTGATTGGCGCAGGTTTGGTGGCAAAAAAGGCCGTCGAGCTTGGATTGGTATCGAAGCCATGGGTGAAAACCTCTTTAGCACCGGGTTCTCAGGTGGTCACGCAATATTTAGAAGACGCCGGTTTAATGGAACCGCTGGAGAAACTTGGGTTTAATTTAGTTGGGTATGGTTGCACAACTTGTATCGGTAACTCCGGACCACTGCCTGATGCCGTCAGCAAAGCTATTCGCGATGCCAACCTAACTGTAACGTCAGTGTTGTCGGGCAACCGCAACTTTGAAGGGCGTATTCATCCCGATGTCGCCGCCAATTATCTTGCCTCACCGCCGCTGGTGGTGGCATACGCATTAGCCGGTAATATGAAAGTAGATATTACTAAAGAGCCCTTAGCGAAGAATAAAGACGGCAAGCCTGTATATTTAAAAGATATATGGCCGACGAATGAGGAAATCCAATCCTTAATCAACCAGTTTGTATCGGGAGATTTGTTTAAACAGAAATACGCAGACATCTTCAAAGGCAATGACGTCTGGAGAAATCTTGAGGTTTCGACTGCGTCGGTTTACGACTGGCCAGAGTCCACTTACATTAAACAACCGCCGTTTTTTGAGAAAATGAAGAAGGAGCCTTCAGCCTTAACCGCTATCGAGAATGCACGGTGCCTGGTGAAAGTGGGAGATTCAATCACAACCGATCATATTTCTCCGGCGGGGGCAATTGCGCCCGATAGCCCGGCAGGACAATATCTGCAAGAGCATGGTATTGAACCCCCACATTTTAATTCCTATGGTTCTCGTCGGGGTAATCACGAAGTCATGATGCGAGGCACTTTTGCTAATGTACGATTAAAAAACCAGCTGGCGCCTGGCACCACAGGCAGTGCTACCACGCACTATCCGAGCGGTGACAGGATGTCAATTTTCCATGCGGCAATGCGTTATAAAAAAGATGGCGTATCGGCGGTGGTGATCGGAGGTAAGGAATACGGGACGGGTTCAAGCCGTGACTGGGCGGCTAAAGGGCCTTCGCTGCTGGGAGTAAAGGCAGTGATAGCAGAGAGCTACGAACGCATTCATCGTTCCAACCTGATTGGAATGGGGATATTACCGCTGCAATTCAAACCTGGCGAAAACGCTGACTCTTTGGGCATTCAGGGGGACGAGCGCTTCTCCGTTTCAGTCGTCGGACGAGGGCAAAAAGACGTACAGGTTACAGTAACTACTGACGACGGTGAAACCCGACACTTTATGGCCGATGTGCGTATCGATACCGCTAACGAATTCACTTACTTTGAACACGGCGGAATCTTGCACTATGTGATCCGTGACTACCTGCAAAAAGCCAGCTAG
- a CDS encoding LacI family DNA-binding transcriptional regulator: MPNIREVAGLAGVSVATVSRTLQQPERVSPKTRSRVMSAISEVGYKPNLMAVKFRSGKTQNLVVLVPTVANVFFARVISGMQEAAAERGYSLLLGNTLGNEEIEAGYAKMVQTSQADGLIQLRAHNPFDSSMLKDRELLPMVNACEVLDTSLCPVVTLDNRTAARAMTRHLISLGHKCIALIKGPKSSPLTQERLAGYRDALAEAGIAFDDALLFAGDFTLQSGHEAAKHILAHNTRPTAVFCENDETAIGAMQGFKQAGLKIPDDISVAGFDDIAFSAFSDPPLTTIAQPAEEFGHTAVNLLIDVLDGKIKRAPKVIMPYELIARASTGPAPRAI; this comes from the coding sequence GTGCCTAATATCAGGGAAGTAGCGGGTTTAGCGGGTGTATCAGTTGCAACAGTTTCACGAACACTGCAGCAGCCCGAACGGGTGTCACCAAAAACGCGTAGCCGCGTGATGTCTGCAATTAGTGAAGTGGGCTATAAACCTAACTTGATGGCCGTAAAGTTTCGCTCTGGCAAAACTCAAAACCTCGTTGTATTGGTGCCTACGGTCGCCAATGTTTTTTTCGCCAGAGTGATTAGCGGCATGCAGGAAGCTGCTGCCGAGCGCGGATACTCCCTTTTGCTGGGCAACACCCTGGGAAATGAAGAAATTGAAGCTGGCTATGCCAAAATGGTGCAAACCTCGCAGGCCGATGGTCTCATACAGCTGCGCGCTCACAACCCTTTCGATAGTTCAATGCTCAAAGATCGTGAGCTGCTGCCGATGGTAAATGCCTGCGAAGTGCTTGATACCAGCTTGTGCCCCGTGGTCACGCTGGATAATCGCACTGCTGCCCGGGCTATGACGCGACATCTCATTAGTCTGGGCCATAAATGCATCGCCTTAATTAAAGGTCCGAAATCGAGCCCCCTTACCCAGGAAAGGCTTGCAGGTTATCGTGATGCACTGGCTGAGGCAGGCATTGCTTTTGATGATGCTCTACTGTTTGCGGGCGACTTTACGTTGCAGTCTGGTCATGAAGCAGCTAAGCATATACTGGCACATAATACGCGGCCCACTGCCGTTTTCTGCGAAAATGATGAAACTGCTATAGGCGCCATGCAAGGATTTAAGCAAGCCGGTTTAAAAATACCTGACGATATCTCAGTGGCCGGTTTCGATGACATAGCCTTTTCAGCGTTTAGCGATCCGCCGTTGACAACTATTGCCCAGCCGGCAGAGGAATTTGGTCATACCGCGGTTAACTTATTAATTGATGTGCTTGATGGCAAAATAAAACGAGCACCCAAAGTGATTATGCCTTATGAGCTAATAGCGCGAGCCAGCACTGGCCCTGCGCCAAGGGCTATCTGA
- a CDS encoding sugar phosphate isomerase/epimerase family protein — protein MTGSFNKTSAKATAGCNRRQFIKVGAAGLSLLALPSSIAFAAQSSAKVGLQLYTLRDMMGVSVPATLKLVSAVGYKELEFAGYFNHSPKEIRKLVEGEGMSAPSAHIPLDTFRQDGVNKVIDTALEVGHKYVVIPYLTEEQRGNSIDVYKKLAQDCNKWGEACKKQGLTLAYHNHDFEFKKTDGQLPYDVLLNDVQADLMAMEMDIFWVVKAKQDPLAYFKQYPGRFKLWHVKDMDKAGNFADVGTGTIDFAPIFAQSKQAGVEHRFVERDVTNDKLETLKQGYKATSALIAG, from the coding sequence ATGACTGGCAGTTTCAACAAAACATCCGCTAAGGCAACTGCAGGATGCAACCGAAGACAATTTATAAAAGTGGGCGCTGCGGGGCTTAGCCTGTTAGCTTTACCTTCATCCATTGCATTTGCGGCGCAATCATCTGCAAAAGTTGGTCTCCAGCTATACACGCTGCGGGATATGATGGGTGTAAGCGTGCCTGCCACCCTTAAGCTGGTTTCTGCTGTAGGTTATAAAGAGCTGGAATTTGCCGGTTATTTTAACCATTCCCCCAAAGAGATCCGTAAGCTGGTGGAAGGCGAAGGGATGAGCGCACCTTCAGCTCATATTCCTCTGGACACCTTCCGTCAAGATGGTGTGAACAAAGTCATTGATACTGCTCTTGAGGTAGGCCACAAGTATGTCGTCATTCCTTATTTAACAGAAGAGCAACGCGGCAATTCCATTGATGTTTACAAGAAGCTGGCGCAAGACTGCAACAAATGGGGCGAAGCGTGTAAGAAGCAAGGTTTGACACTGGCCTATCATAACCACGATTTTGAATTCAAAAAGACTGACGGGCAGCTTCCCTATGACGTTTTATTAAATGACGTCCAGGCCGATTTAATGGCAATGGAGATGGATATTTTCTGGGTTGTTAAAGCTAAACAAGATCCTTTAGCCTATTTCAAACAGTACCCCGGCCGCTTTAAACTTTGGCATGTAAAAGATATGGACAAAGCTGGAAATTTCGCCGATGTAGGAACAGGTACAATTGATTTTGCGCCTATTTTTGCTCAGTCAAAGCAGGCGGGCGTTGAACACCGTTTTGTCGAGCGGGATGTCACCAACGACAAACTGGAAACGCTTAAGCAGGGTTATAAAGCCACTTCAGCATTGATTGCCGGGTAA
- a CDS encoding DUF3392 family protein has protein sequence MIDLLGQLSRWLSEYYTPMSLMLMATILVVYGDIINKHFKLLLAPCHFIIRTTLFVLLCAFGYGALTLYGAPFVLHIIKYLPWYLQGIGFVMAFIILGILAERRRYI, from the coding sequence ATGATAGATTTACTCGGTCAGTTAAGCCGCTGGTTATCCGAATACTATACCCCTATGAGTTTAATGCTCATGGCGACCATTTTGGTGGTATACGGCGATATCATTAACAAACATTTCAAATTACTGTTGGCTCCTTGCCATTTTATCATCCGCACTACCTTATTTGTGCTGCTCTGTGCATTTGGCTATGGTGCCCTCACCTTGTACGGCGCGCCATTTGTACTTCACATTATTAAATACTTGCCGTGGTATCTTCAAGGTATCGGGTTTGTCATGGCGTTTATCATTCTGGGAATACTCGCGGAAAGACGTCGGTATATTTGA
- a CDS encoding Gfo/Idh/MocA family protein: MEKIRIGMVGGGEGAFIGAVHRHAAALDGQYELVCGAFSRDAGNNQRTGDSLSLDAARVYASWETLLEKELKLPEQERMEVLVIVTPNHLHVPISIAAMEAGFHVFCEKPAALNLAEAKSLKSHLDNNNVLYGLAHTYIGYPMVWQARQMVLNGQLGNVRKVYVEYPQGWLTASEETSNKQASWRTDPSQSGGSGCMGDIGTHAFGLLEFILSQKVTHLCADLNTVVEGRRLDDDGAALIRTEKGASGVLIASQVCAGEENALKIRVYGDKGGLEWQQMEPNSVIYRPLGEPYRVYRAGGGQPGLYDEAAARCRTPGGHPEGYLEAMANLYTAFAKAVRAKQTGTAEGVPGLTSGIRGMAFIDAMLSSSKSETKWQAIPDTE; encoded by the coding sequence ATGGAAAAAATACGCATCGGCATGGTAGGTGGCGGTGAAGGCGCATTTATCGGCGCTGTTCATCGGCACGCAGCGGCGTTAGATGGCCAATACGAGCTGGTTTGTGGCGCCTTTAGCCGAGACGCTGGAAATAACCAACGTACTGGTGACAGCTTGTCGTTGGATGCTGCGCGTGTGTATGCATCATGGGAAACGCTTCTGGAAAAGGAATTGAAGTTACCTGAACAAGAGCGCATGGAAGTGCTGGTTATTGTCACCCCTAACCATCTTCATGTTCCTATCTCCATTGCTGCAATGGAAGCTGGTTTTCACGTTTTCTGCGAAAAACCGGCAGCGCTGAATCTGGCCGAAGCAAAAAGCCTGAAATCTCACCTGGATAACAATAATGTGCTGTATGGTCTGGCGCATACTTACATCGGCTATCCGATGGTTTGGCAGGCTCGGCAGATGGTGTTGAATGGCCAGTTGGGCAACGTTCGAAAAGTTTACGTGGAATATCCTCAGGGCTGGCTGACTGCTAGCGAAGAAACCTCAAATAAGCAGGCCTCCTGGCGCACCGATCCCTCGCAATCAGGCGGTAGTGGCTGTATGGGTGATATTGGCACCCACGCGTTTGGTCTGCTGGAATTTATTCTTTCACAAAAAGTCACGCACTTATGCGCGGATCTCAATACTGTGGTGGAAGGTCGCAGGCTTGATGATGACGGTGCTGCTCTGATACGCACAGAGAAAGGGGCGAGTGGCGTACTGATAGCCAGCCAGGTTTGCGCGGGCGAAGAAAACGCGTTGAAAATCCGGGTTTATGGAGACAAAGGCGGGCTTGAGTGGCAACAGATGGAGCCAAACTCTGTCATTTATCGCCCGCTTGGCGAGCCTTATCGGGTTTATCGTGCAGGGGGCGGTCAGCCAGGACTTTATGATGAAGCTGCAGCACGTTGCCGAACGCCAGGCGGTCATCCTGAAGGTTATCTGGAAGCCATGGCTAATCTTTACACTGCTTTTGCTAAGGCAGTGCGTGCAAAACAGACAGGAACGGCAGAAGGTGTGCCGGGCTTAACCTCAGGTATACGGGGTATGGCGTTTATTGATGCAATGCTGAGTAGCAGCAAAAGTGAAACGAAATGGCAAGCTATTCCGGACACTGAGTGA